In one Mucilaginibacter ginsenosidivorax genomic region, the following are encoded:
- a CDS encoding glycoside hydrolase family 3 N-terminal domain-containing protein, translating to MKKSAACLSGCALILSSLSAMAQNTPVYKDASQSIDTRIKDLISKLTLEEKVSLLGYRSKAVPRLNIPAYNWWNEGLHGVARAGDATIFPQAIGMAATFNEKLVDSVADAISTEARAKYNVSTSLGRRLQYMGLTFWTPNINIFRDPRWGRGQETYGEDPFLTAHIGSAFVHGMQGKDSRYLKAAATAKHFAAHSGPEATRDYFDAIVDEKDMRETYLYAFHALVNSGVESVMTAYNSINGVPNSVNKNLVTDILRNEWGFKGHVVTDCGALDDVFLTHKTIPTAVETAAAGIKAGIDLDCSSVFQGDLVKAVQQKLLTEKEVDVALSRILKTQFKLGFFDEGGAAPFKNYGADSIHNEAHIALARKVAQQSMVLLKNDNNVLPFKQGQYTSFMVLGPNAAALDAMVGSYHGVSSKVINFVEGITGNVDKGTRVEYDLGCDYRDTTHFGGIWGAGNADVTIAVIGLSPVLEGEAGDAFLAESGGDKKTLSLPASEIAFMRELRKGVKKPIIAVITAGSDVDVAAIAPYADAIIYAWYPGEQGGNALADIIFGKISPSGHLPLTFYNSVKDLPEYTSYSMKGRTYRYFSGAVQYPFGFGLSYTSFSYEATAAPAKQYAAKDTISVTVKVKNTGNMDADEVVQAYIKYPSIDRMPVKELKGFKRVSVGKGNEQLITIKIPVKELQKWDIQKHGWKLYPGDYKLILGSNSVDEKLSSSFKLTGK from the coding sequence ATGAAAAAGAGCGCCGCCTGTTTGTCTGGTTGCGCATTAATACTATCATCGTTATCTGCCATGGCGCAAAATACTCCTGTTTACAAAGATGCTTCGCAATCGATTGATACCAGGATAAAGGATTTGATATCTAAATTAACATTAGAAGAAAAGGTATCCTTATTGGGCTACAGGAGCAAAGCCGTACCCCGCTTAAACATTCCCGCTTACAACTGGTGGAACGAAGGCTTACACGGCGTGGCACGGGCAGGTGATGCTACCATATTTCCGCAGGCCATTGGTATGGCGGCTACATTTAATGAAAAACTGGTTGATTCCGTTGCCGACGCAATCTCAACTGAGGCGAGGGCAAAATACAACGTATCAACATCATTGGGGCGCCGTTTGCAATATATGGGCCTTACCTTCTGGACACCCAACATCAACATTTTTCGCGATCCACGATGGGGACGCGGGCAGGAAACCTATGGGGAAGATCCCTTTTTGACGGCACACATAGGATCGGCATTTGTACACGGGATGCAGGGAAAAGACAGCCGTTACCTGAAAGCCGCAGCCACCGCCAAGCATTTTGCAGCGCATAGCGGCCCCGAAGCTACCCGCGATTATTTTGATGCTATTGTTGATGAAAAGGACATGCGCGAAACGTACCTATACGCGTTCCACGCGCTGGTAAATTCTGGGGTAGAATCTGTGATGACGGCTTATAACAGTATTAACGGTGTGCCTAACTCTGTAAATAAGAACCTGGTAACCGATATCTTAAGGAACGAATGGGGTTTTAAAGGGCACGTGGTAACAGATTGCGGTGCGCTTGACGATGTTTTTTTAACACATAAAACCATTCCTACGGCTGTTGAAACTGCCGCCGCGGGCATAAAGGCCGGCATCGACCTGGATTGTTCGTCGGTTTTCCAGGGCGACCTGGTGAAGGCGGTACAACAAAAACTACTTACAGAAAAAGAAGTTGATGTAGCCCTGTCGCGTATCCTGAAAACCCAGTTTAAATTAGGCTTTTTTGACGAAGGCGGCGCAGCACCTTTTAAAAATTACGGTGCTGATAGTATTCACAACGAGGCTCATATTGCACTTGCCCGTAAGGTTGCTCAACAAAGTATGGTATTGCTAAAAAACGATAATAATGTATTGCCATTTAAACAGGGGCAATATACCAGCTTTATGGTTTTGGGCCCCAATGCGGCCGCTTTAGATGCAATGGTTGGCAGTTATCATGGTGTAAGCAGCAAAGTAATAAACTTTGTAGAAGGTATTACAGGCAATGTGGATAAAGGCACCCGCGTAGAATATGACCTGGGCTGCGATTATCGTGACACTACCCATTTTGGCGGTATCTGGGGTGCAGGCAATGCCGATGTAACTATCGCTGTAATAGGTTTATCGCCTGTATTGGAAGGTGAAGCCGGGGATGCATTCCTGGCCGAATCTGGCGGCGACAAAAAGACGCTGAGCTTGCCTGCAAGTGAAATAGCCTTTATGAGAGAATTGCGTAAGGGGGTTAAGAAACCTATCATAGCTGTAATAACTGCCGGCAGCGATGTAGATGTGGCCGCCATAGCGCCATATGCCGACGCCATTATATACGCCTGGTATCCTGGTGAACAGGGTGGTAACGCATTGGCCGATATTATTTTTGGAAAGATAAGCCCGTCGGGCCACCTGCCGCTTACCTTTTATAATTCGGTTAAGGATTTACCCGAATATACCAGCTATAGCATGAAAGGCCGTACTTACCGCTATTTTAGTGGTGCTGTGCAATACCCATTTGGTTTTGGCTTGAGCTATACTTCGTTTAGCTATGAGGCCACTGCTGCACCGGCTAAGCAATATGCTGCAAAGGACACCATTAGTGTGACTGTTAAAGTGAAAAACACGGGAAACATGGATGCCGACGAAGTTGTGCAGGCTTATATTAAATACCCTTCAATTGACCGGATGCCGGTTAAAGAGCTAAAAGGCTTTAAACGGGTAAGTGTAGGCAAAGGAAACGAGCAATTGATAACTATAAAAATACCAGTTAAAGAATTACAGAAATGGGACATACAAAAGCATGGTTGGAAACTTTATCCAGGTGATTATAAACTAATTCTGGGCAGTAACTCTGTCGACGAAAAGCTAAGTTCCAGCTTTAAGCTTACAGGCAAATAG
- a CDS encoding SusD/RagB family nutrient-binding outer membrane lipoprotein, translated as MKKRYIYSCLLAGATLFAGCSKNFDQVNVNPTKVSADLFNPNFLMAQAQIQFSNTGYDQLLFQSMWSQALASTYDYYGNGDKYVASGSFQDYKARTWNNGYSATTLIDEMKNLVKGNAAYSNLDNCGTILRVLMLERVTDAYGDIPFSQEGQAKTGIFTPVFDSQKDIYASMLDQLDKACAALDASKAGPTSDLFYSGNVSQWKKLGYSLMLRAAMRLTKVDAATAKTYAEKAYAGGTMASIADNAKVKADYTNGNGNSDAAALLVTDDFREVRWGKTLIDYMKSSADPRVSAVAEISAGTGKTANETKAAGVSTYALQTGMPNGYDLKGGTTDISKAPGYPGTSPADASVSGDAPAPVGKYSRPKFAVYDDRNRYNFLLTYGETELLLAEASFRGWSTGVAATHYANALKADMETLSQFGTTSVDAAAITAYVATHPLVAGTELQQINMEYYVETATVFNFNENWNNWKRSGFPVLTKVSYSNQFATDIPRRCDYPVTLPSTNGANYAAAVAKLSGGDSFTSRIYWDK; from the coding sequence ATGAAAAAACGATATATATATAGTTGTTTGCTTGCCGGGGCTACGCTTTTTGCAGGCTGTTCAAAAAACTTTGATCAAGTTAACGTTAACCCTACCAAGGTAAGTGCTGACTTGTTTAATCCAAACTTTTTAATGGCACAGGCGCAAATCCAGTTTTCAAATACCGGATATGACCAGTTGTTATTTCAAAGTATGTGGTCTCAGGCTTTGGCCTCAACCTACGACTACTACGGAAACGGTGATAAATATGTAGCATCCGGAAGCTTCCAGGATTACAAAGCCCGTACATGGAATAATGGTTACAGTGCCACTACATTAATTGATGAGATGAAAAATCTTGTTAAAGGTAATGCGGCTTACAGCAACCTCGATAACTGCGGTACTATTTTACGCGTGTTGATGCTTGAACGTGTTACAGATGCCTACGGTGATATTCCTTTTTCACAGGAAGGCCAGGCGAAAACAGGTATTTTCACACCGGTTTTCGATTCGCAAAAAGATATCTACGCTTCTATGCTTGATCAGTTAGATAAAGCATGTGCTGCATTAGATGCATCAAAGGCAGGCCCTACAAGCGATTTGTTCTATAGCGGTAATGTTAGCCAGTGGAAAAAATTAGGCTACTCATTGATGCTACGTGCTGCAATGCGCTTAACCAAAGTTGATGCTGCAACCGCAAAAACATATGCCGAGAAAGCTTATGCGGGTGGTACAATGGCCAGTATTGCAGATAATGCAAAAGTAAAAGCCGATTATACTAATGGCAACGGTAACTCAGATGCAGCAGCATTATTGGTTACAGATGACTTTAGGGAAGTTAGATGGGGCAAAACACTCATAGATTATATGAAAAGCAGTGCAGATCCACGCGTTAGCGCCGTAGCAGAAATCTCTGCAGGAACCGGCAAAACAGCTAACGAAACTAAAGCAGCGGGTGTAAGTACCTATGCCTTACAAACCGGTATGCCAAACGGCTACGACTTAAAAGGCGGTACAACTGATATTTCAAAAGCTCCGGGATATCCTGGTACTTCGCCTGCTGATGCATCTGTTTCGGGCGATGCACCAGCACCAGTTGGCAAATACTCACGTCCTAAATTTGCAGTATACGATGATCGTAACCGCTACAACTTCCTGCTAACCTACGGCGAAACTGAGCTATTATTAGCAGAAGCTTCATTTAGAGGTTGGTCAACCGGAGTTGCAGCAACTCATTATGCAAATGCGCTAAAAGCTGATATGGAAACATTAAGTCAGTTTGGGACTACATCCGTTGATGCGGCTGCTATAACTGCTTATGTTGCAACCCATCCTTTAGTAGCAGGTACCGAGTTACAACAAATCAACATGGAATACTATGTAGAAACTGCGACAGTATTCAACTTTAACGAAAACTGGAATAACTGGAAAAGATCTGGCTTCCCTGTTTTGACCAAAGTATCTTACTCAAATCAGTTTGCTACAGACATACCAAGAAGATGTGATTATCCGGTTACGTTACCTTCAACCAACGGTGCAAATTATGCTGCCGCGGTTGCTAAATTAAGCGGTGGAGATAGCTTCACCTCAAGAATTTATTGGGATAAATAA
- a CDS encoding VCBS repeat-containing protein: protein MSLFNSYFLKCCVGLPALVTVAFSFSILPSYGQQPLFKLLTSKETNVKFSNDINETESLNVLSYEYFYNGGGIAVGDINNDGLPDLMFTGNMKPNKLYLNLGHMKFKDITNASPDLAGRPDSWKTGVTMADVNGDGLLDIYVCYSGKTDNATRSNQLFINQGNNKFKEQAKEYGLADPGYSTQAVFFDYDNDGDLDMFLLNHNIKKIDNMELARYKDQTDELASNKLFRNDNGHFTDVSKAAGVVQNPLTFGLGVAIADINKDGWPDIYVTNDYNEPDYIYINNHNGTFAEKSKEMLRHMSHFSMGVDIADFNNDGLPDIMTLDMLPEDNHRQKSLQLEENYESFALMQNQGLYKQYMRNMLQLNNGDGTFSEIAQLAGVSNTDWSWCPLIADFDNDGYKDIFVTNGYLRDYTNKDFLRYWGDYKIKKAMAGEPFRLMDLVMAMPSTAVPDYIFKNNHDLTFTNKQVEWGINQQNISSGAVYADLDNDGDLDLVVNNINQPASIYQNTSREVSNTSYVAVKLQGTGKNTNAIGAKVSVYNGKNIQYQEVNPNRGYLSCASTTLNFGLGEIKKVDSIRIVWPDNSIQLLKDVNANQLLTVKYDPSGKLSGQTAEVKKTIFKRADPIIEFKPEEITLNDFKRQLLMLFMYSKTAPVIAKADVNGDGLEDLFVSGEKDSPGKIYLQQAGGKYLPKDIIRGGTDNIGTTAAAAFFDANGDGKVDLYIAKGGYSLYEPNTADLQDELYINEGNGRFVLSPTALPVMNANSKSVVKACDFDGDGDLDLFIGGRIIPGQYPVAPQSYLLVNDGKGKFTTAVAPFNKIGMVTDAQWIDLNNDGRKDLVLCGEFMPVTIFVNTKEGFTDKTADYFNTPQKGFWNKIAFADVNGDGKPDLIAGNLGLNTQIKATDKEPAEMYFTDVDGNGSIDPFFNFYIQGKSYPFVSRDELNEQIYPMRRKFNSYKMYADATINEVFSADNMAKAGKLSINNMQTTLYLNINGKFTAAPLPTEAQFAPASQILTGDFDHDGHTDILLLGNHSDNRLKIGSIDANYGCLLKGDGKGGFTYVNQPTSGLSVMGDVKSAVEVSINNTLYLLIGVSDGPLQFYRE from the coding sequence ATGTCCCTATTTAATTCATATTTCTTAAAATGCTGTGTAGGTTTACCGGCTTTGGTTACCGTAGCATTTAGTTTTTCAATACTCCCCTCTTACGGCCAGCAGCCGTTATTTAAGCTGTTGACCAGTAAAGAAACCAACGTTAAATTTAGTAACGATATCAACGAGACAGAATCGCTTAACGTGCTGTCATACGAGTATTTTTATAACGGTGGTGGTATAGCTGTTGGCGATATAAACAATGATGGCCTGCCCGATCTGATGTTTACCGGGAATATGAAACCAAATAAACTTTACCTTAACCTGGGACACATGAAGTTTAAGGACATAACCAACGCCAGCCCCGACCTTGCCGGTCGCCCTGACTCATGGAAAACCGGAGTTACCATGGCCGATGTAAATGGCGATGGTTTACTGGATATTTACGTATGCTACTCGGGCAAAACCGATAATGCTACCCGTAGCAACCAGTTGTTCATTAACCAGGGTAACAATAAGTTTAAAGAACAAGCCAAAGAATATGGTTTAGCAGACCCTGGATACAGTACCCAGGCCGTGTTTTTTGATTATGATAATGATGGCGACCTTGACATGTTCCTGCTGAACCATAACATTAAAAAGATTGATAACATGGAACTGGCCCGTTATAAAGATCAAACCGATGAACTGGCCAGCAATAAGCTATTTCGTAACGACAACGGCCATTTTACCGATGTATCAAAAGCGGCCGGGGTAGTACAAAACCCGCTTACCTTTGGGCTGGGTGTGGCCATTGCAGATATTAACAAGGATGGCTGGCCCGATATTTATGTAACCAACGATTACAACGAACCGGATTATATATACATTAATAACCACAACGGTACCTTTGCCGAAAAATCAAAGGAAATGCTAAGGCATATGTCGCACTTTTCGATGGGTGTTGATATTGCCGATTTTAATAATGACGGCCTGCCCGATATTATGACCCTTGATATGTTGCCCGAGGATAACCACAGGCAAAAATCACTTCAACTGGAAGAAAACTACGAGTCCTTTGCGCTGATGCAAAACCAGGGACTTTACAAACAATATATGCGTAATATGCTGCAGCTAAATAACGGCGACGGCACATTTAGCGAAATAGCACAGCTGGCAGGCGTATCAAACACCGACTGGAGTTGGTGCCCCCTGATTGCCGATTTCGACAATGATGGTTACAAAGATATATTTGTAACCAATGGCTACCTGAGGGACTATACCAACAAAGACTTTTTACGTTACTGGGGCGATTACAAGATAAAAAAAGCCATGGCCGGCGAACCATTCCGCCTGATGGACCTGGTAATGGCCATGCCTTCAACAGCAGTGCCCGATTATATTTTCAAAAACAACCATGACCTTACCTTTACCAATAAACAGGTAGAATGGGGTATTAACCAGCAAAATATATCAAGCGGCGCAGTATATGCAGATCTGGATAACGATGGAGATCTCGACCTGGTGGTAAACAATATCAATCAGCCCGCATCTATCTACCAGAACACCAGTCGCGAGGTAAGTAACACCTCCTACGTTGCCGTAAAATTGCAAGGTACGGGCAAAAACACCAATGCCATAGGTGCTAAAGTAAGCGTGTACAACGGCAAAAACATCCAATACCAGGAGGTAAACCCCAACAGGGGATATTTGTCATGTGCATCAACAACACTGAATTTTGGTTTAGGCGAGATAAAGAAAGTTGATTCTATCCGGATTGTCTGGCCGGATAACTCCATCCAGTTATTAAAGGACGTTAATGCCAATCAGTTGCTCACGGTTAAATATGATCCAAGCGGGAAACTTTCGGGGCAAACTGCCGAAGTAAAGAAAACCATATTTAAACGCGCCGACCCCATTATTGAATTCAAACCTGAAGAAATTACACTGAACGATTTTAAACGCCAGTTATTAATGCTGTTCATGTACTCCAAAACCGCGCCGGTTATTGCCAAGGCCGATGTAAATGGTGATGGACTGGAAGATTTATTTGTAAGCGGCGAAAAAGACAGTCCTGGCAAAATATACCTTCAACAGGCCGGCGGAAAGTACCTGCCTAAAGATATAATTAGGGGCGGCACAGATAACATCGGCACAACGGCGGCTGCAGCTTTTTTTGACGCCAATGGCGATGGTAAAGTCGACTTGTATATTGCAAAAGGCGGTTATTCGTTATATGAGCCCAACACTGCCGATTTACAGGACGAACTTTATATAAACGAAGGTAATGGTCGGTTTGTGTTGTCGCCTACTGCCCTGCCGGTAATGAATGCCAACAGCAAATCGGTAGTTAAAGCGTGCGATTTTGATGGTGATGGCGATCTTGATCTGTTTATAGGCGGCCGTATAATACCGGGGCAGTATCCCGTTGCACCTCAGAGCTATCTGTTGGTTAACGATGGCAAAGGTAAGTTTACTACCGCCGTTGCACCATTTAATAAAATTGGCATGGTAACAGATGCCCAATGGATAGACCTGAATAACGATGGCCGCAAAGACCTGGTTTTATGCGGTGAATTTATGCCGGTAACCATTTTTGTCAACACTAAAGAAGGCTTTACCGATAAAACGGCTGATTATTTTAATACCCCGCAAAAAGGATTCTGGAATAAAATTGCTTTTGCCGATGTAAACGGTGACGGCAAACCAGACCTGATTGCAGGTAACCTTGGGCTAAACACCCAAATTAAAGCCACAGATAAAGAACCTGCCGAAATGTATTTTACCGATGTTGACGGAAATGGTTCTATCGATCCGTTTTTTAATTTTTATATCCAGGGTAAAAGCTACCCCTTTGTGAGCCGCGATGAGTTAAATGAGCAGATTTATCCCATGCGCCGCAAATTCAACTCGTACAAAATGTATGCTGATGCTACTATTAATGAGGTTTTTAGTGCCGATAACATGGCCAAAGCCGGCAAATTGAGCATTAATAATATGCAGACAACTTTGTACCTCAATATTAATGGCAAATTCACGGCAGCGCCATTACCAACAGAAGCACAGTTTGCCCCTGCAAGCCAGATCCTGACAGGCGATTTTGACCACGATGGACATACCGATATCCTTTTATTAGGTAACCACTCAGACAATCGCCTTAAGATTGGCAGTATTGATGCAAATTATGGCTGCCTGTTAAAAGGTGATGGCAAAGGCGGCTTTACTTATGTTAATCAGCCAACATCGGGACTTTCGGTCATGGGCGATGTAAAATCGGCAGTGGAGGTTAGTATCAACAATACATTATATTTACTGATAGGCGTAAGCGACGGGCCGCTTCAATTTTATAGAGAATAA
- a CDS encoding vanadium-dependent haloperoxidase encodes MNYLKKSLLVFCALIAQQCYAQKTNNNNYPDYLQPDHAVNAVTMVMVHDVVGPPVAARYYAYAMLGAYNIVAANNKNIPALQKFIKDYKANSTLDTIRLKYDYKIAAFYSIMETAKLLLPSGFMMTDDQDAFVQLLKKTNIDSTIIQNSIKVAKLASAAAVAFSKTDHYSQLSALKRYTPIKDESKWYPTPPGYFEALEPNWKTIRTMVIDSANQYKPAPLIPFSKDTSSAFYKQVKAVYNVSKHLSTEQINIALFWDCNPFAITTSGHMAIGYKKISPGGHWMHVTGLVTRQAGLDFDHSIEVTTLVGVTLMDAFISCWEEKFTSNRIRPETFINRYMDVKWQPVLQTPPFPEYTSGHAVISNASAEMLTYLLGDNFAYTDNTEIPFGSGQRDFKSFRQAAAEASMSRFYGGIHYMQSIENGNAQGKKVGNAIITKIKKAGILPLVK; translated from the coding sequence ATGAATTACTTAAAAAAATCGCTCCTGGTATTTTGCGCGTTGATTGCACAGCAATGCTACGCTCAAAAAACCAATAATAATAATTACCCCGACTATTTGCAGCCAGACCATGCGGTAAACGCAGTAACCATGGTAATGGTACATGATGTGGTTGGCCCTCCTGTTGCCGCGCGTTACTACGCTTACGCGATGCTGGGCGCCTATAATATTGTAGCCGCCAACAATAAAAATATTCCCGCACTGCAAAAATTCATCAAGGATTACAAGGCCAACAGTACCCTGGATACTATCCGCTTAAAATACGACTATAAAATTGCTGCTTTTTACAGCATCATGGAAACTGCCAAACTACTGCTGCCATCCGGGTTTATGATGACTGATGACCAGGACGCCTTTGTGCAGTTGCTAAAAAAAACAAATATTGACTCCACCATCATTCAAAACTCCATCAAAGTAGCAAAGTTAGCTTCCGCGGCCGCTGTCGCGTTTTCAAAAACCGACCACTACAGCCAGTTGAGTGCGTTGAAAAGATATACCCCTATAAAAGACGAAAGTAAATGGTACCCTACCCCGCCGGGATATTTTGAAGCCCTGGAACCCAACTGGAAAACCATCCGCACAATGGTAATAGATTCGGCCAATCAATACAAACCGGCTCCATTGATCCCTTTCAGCAAAGATACCTCATCGGCATTTTACAAACAGGTAAAGGCTGTTTACAATGTATCAAAACACCTTTCGACAGAGCAAATTAACATTGCCCTTTTTTGGGATTGTAACCCATTTGCTATCACCACATCCGGCCATATGGCTATTGGTTATAAAAAGATCAGTCCGGGTGGGCATTGGATGCATGTAACTGGTTTGGTAACCCGCCAGGCAGGGCTTGATTTTGACCACTCTATCGAGGTAACAACTTTAGTGGGCGTTACGCTGATGGATGCCTTCATCAGCTGTTGGGAAGAAAAATTTACAAGTAACCGAATCCGCCCCGAAACTTTTATTAACCGGTACATGGATGTTAAATGGCAGCCTGTTTTACAAACCCCGCCTTTCCCGGAGTACACAAGCGGACACGCCGTTATCTCCAACGCATCGGCCGAAATGCTAACCTATTTGTTGGGCGATAATTTTGCCTATACCGATAATACCGAAATTCCCTTTGGCAGCGGCCAGCGCGATTTCAAGTCCTTCCGCCAGGCAGCAGCCGAAGCTTCCATGTCGCGTTTTTATGGCGGCATCCACTATATGCAAAGTATAGAAAATGGCAACGCGCAAGGCAAGAAAGTTGGTAACGCCATCATCACCAAAATAAAAAAAGCTGGTATATTGCCCCTTGTTAAATAA